From Thermus neutrinimicus, the proteins below share one genomic window:
- a CDS encoding NUDIX hydrolase — MRRKRQVWVARRRVVSAGGVVLRGRAPEVLVVSLKGGRVVTLPKGQVEAGERYPETAVREVREETGVEAAVVSPLGKVRYYFTVRNGGEPVTVSKEVHYFLMAYRGGEPRPQLSEVEAAFFLPVSEALERLSYPNEREMLRKALARLCPSRLDTSSRPGD; from the coding sequence GTGCGCAGGAAGCGTCAGGTCTGGGTGGCCAGGAGGCGGGTGGTGTCCGCCGGGGGTGTGGTCCTTCGGGGAAGGGCTCCCGAGGTGTTGGTGGTTTCCCTGAAGGGAGGACGGGTGGTTACCCTTCCCAAGGGGCAGGTGGAGGCCGGGGAGCGCTACCCAGAGACGGCGGTGCGGGAGGTACGGGAGGAAACCGGGGTGGAGGCGGCGGTGGTTTCCCCCTTGGGCAAGGTGCGCTACTACTTCACCGTGCGCAACGGCGGGGAACCGGTCACGGTGAGCAAGGAGGTGCACTACTTCCTCATGGCCTACCGCGGGGGCGAGCCCAGACCCCAGCTTTCCGAGGTGGAGGCGGCCTTTTTCCTACCCGTCTCCGAAGCCTTGGAGCGCCTTTCTTACCCCAACGAGCGGGAGATGCTGAGAAAGGCCCTGGCCCGCCTGTGTCCTTCCCGGCTGGATACCTCCTCGAGGCCCGGGGATTAG
- a CDS encoding alpha/beta fold hydrolase — protein MRGVVFLHAFPYNPRMWEEEMGYFRGRLPVLAPHYLGLSLSQAADKVLGEMDEAGLEEAVFVGLSMGGYLIFELWRRAPERFLGLVLADTRAGADTEEGRKNRHALRERVLAEGVGFLPEALLPSHLGKTTREEKPEVMARAKALILEASPEAVAGSLLALAERPDSTPLLPGMRRPALVLVGEEDTLTPPEEAKAMAKALPDARLLILPEAGHLSNLENPKAFRTALLGFLAEVL, from the coding sequence ATGCGAGGCGTGGTGTTCTTGCACGCATTCCCCTACAACCCCCGGATGTGGGAAGAGGAGATGGGCTACTTCCGGGGGCGGCTTCCCGTCCTGGCCCCCCATTACCTGGGGCTATCCCTTTCCCAGGCGGCGGATAAGGTGCTGGGGGAGATGGACGAGGCGGGCCTGGAGGAGGCGGTCTTCGTGGGGCTTTCCATGGGAGGCTACCTCATCTTTGAACTCTGGCGGAGGGCCCCCGAGCGCTTTTTGGGCCTGGTGCTGGCGGATACCCGCGCGGGAGCCGACACCGAGGAGGGCAGGAAAAACCGCCACGCCCTGAGGGAAAGGGTTCTGGCGGAAGGGGTGGGCTTCCTCCCCGAGGCCCTCCTCCCAAGCCACCTGGGCAAGACCACCCGGGAGGAGAAGCCCGAGGTGATGGCAAGGGCTAAGGCCCTCATCCTGGAGGCCAGCCCCGAGGCCGTGGCAGGAAGCCTCCTGGCCCTGGCGGAACGCCCCGACTCCACCCCCCTTCTTCCCGGGATGCGCCGCCCGGCCCTGGTCCTGGTGGGGGAGGAGGACACCCTGACCCCGCCCGAGGAGGCCAAGGCCATGGCCAAGGCCCTGCCCGACGCCCGCCTGCTCATCCTCCCCGAGGCCGGGCACCTTTCCAACCTGGAAAACCCTAAGGCCTTCCGCACTGCCCTCCTGGGCTTTTTGGCCGAGGTGCTCTAG
- a CDS encoding DUF302 domain-containing protein — MTDLRKTLQTSLAEARARLEAALKEEGFGILTEIDVAATLKARLGLERPPYLILGACNPNLAAKALEAEPDIGLLLPCNAVLRESGEGVEILLQDPQGMFQALPPEKQEVLKPVVEEARSRLEKALAKL; from the coding sequence ATGACGGACCTAAGGAAAACCCTTCAGACCAGCCTGGCCGAGGCCCGTGCCCGACTGGAAGCCGCTTTAAAGGAAGAAGGCTTCGGCATCCTCACGGAGATCGATGTGGCCGCCACCCTGAAGGCCCGCCTGGGCCTGGAAAGGCCCCCTTACCTGATCCTCGGGGCCTGCAACCCCAACCTGGCCGCCAAGGCCCTCGAGGCCGAACCCGACATCGGCCTCCTCCTCCCCTGCAACGCCGTGCTCAGGGAAAGCGGTGAGGGCGTGGAAATCCTCCTCCAGGACCCCCAGGGCATGTTCCAGGCCCTCCCTCCGGAAAAGCAGGAGGTCCTTAAGCCCGTGGTGGAGGAGGCTAGAAGCCGGCTGGAGAAAGCCTTAGCCAAGCTCTAG
- a CDS encoding aminotransferase class V-fold PLP-dependent enzyme, which produces MDFTALREDFPLIAGRPDLVYLDSAATSQKPQRVLEALDRYYKELNANVHRGAYRLSVAATEAYEEARRRMARFLNAEEKEIVFVRNTTEALNLVAYAWGLRNLKEGDEVLVTEMEHHAGLVPWHLVAGLKGARIKAIPLTEEGRLDLSALDTLLTERVKVVSVVHMSNVLGTINPVAEIARKAKEVGALVVVDGAQSAPHLPVDVKALGADFFALSGHKMLGPTGAGVLFGRYEVLEGMMPFLGGGEMIREVHVDRSTYAPPPQRFEAGTPPIAEAIALGEAASYLMEVGMERVFAHDRALLEYAIDRLAEVPDLKVYGPRGEDRGGVIPFTLGRLHPHDLATFLDLEGIAVRAGHHCAQPLHRKLGLAATARASFYLYNTLEEVDRFVEALLRIHTRYRAWL; this is translated from the coding sequence ATGGACTTTACCGCCCTAAGGGAGGACTTCCCCCTGATCGCTGGGCGGCCGGATCTGGTCTACCTGGACTCCGCCGCCACCAGCCAGAAGCCCCAGCGGGTTTTGGAGGCCTTGGACCGCTACTACAAGGAGCTCAACGCCAACGTCCACCGGGGGGCCTACCGCCTCTCCGTGGCGGCCACCGAGGCCTACGAGGAGGCCAGGCGCCGCATGGCCCGCTTCCTCAACGCCGAGGAGAAGGAGATCGTCTTCGTGCGCAACACCACCGAGGCCCTGAACCTGGTGGCCTACGCCTGGGGCCTGAGGAACCTGAAGGAAGGGGACGAGGTCCTGGTCACGGAAATGGAGCACCATGCGGGGCTTGTGCCCTGGCACCTGGTGGCGGGGCTTAAGGGAGCCCGGATCAAGGCCATCCCCCTCACCGAGGAGGGCCGGCTGGACCTCTCCGCCCTGGACACCCTCCTCACGGAAAGGGTCAAGGTGGTCTCCGTGGTCCACATGTCCAACGTCCTGGGCACCATCAACCCCGTGGCCGAGATCGCCAGGAAGGCCAAGGAGGTGGGGGCCCTGGTGGTGGTGGACGGGGCGCAAAGCGCCCCCCACCTGCCCGTGGACGTGAAGGCCCTGGGGGCCGACTTCTTTGCCCTCTCCGGCCACAAGATGCTGGGGCCCACGGGGGCCGGGGTGCTCTTTGGACGGTACGAGGTCCTGGAGGGGATGATGCCCTTCCTGGGGGGAGGGGAGATGATCCGGGAGGTCCACGTGGACCGCTCCACCTACGCCCCTCCTCCCCAACGCTTTGAGGCCGGCACCCCCCCCATCGCCGAGGCCATCGCCTTGGGAGAAGCGGCCAGCTACCTGATGGAAGTGGGCATGGAGCGGGTCTTTGCCCATGACCGGGCCCTTTTGGAGTACGCCATAGACCGCCTTGCGGAGGTGCCGGACCTCAAGGTGTATGGCCCCCGGGGGGAGGATCGGGGCGGGGTCATCCCCTTCACCTTAGGCCGCCTCCACCCCCACGACCTGGCCACCTTCCTGGATCTGGAGGGAATCGCGGTGAGGGCCGGGCACCACTGCGCCCAACCCCTCCATCGGAAGCTGGGCCTGGCCGCCACGGCCCGGGCGAGCTTTTACCTGTACAACACCCTCGAGGAGGTGGACCGCTTCGTGGAGGCCCTCCTGCGCATCCACACCCGGTACCGGGCCTGGTTATAA
- the sufU gene encoding Fe-S cluster assembly sulfur transfer protein SufU, with product MSVLDELYREIILKHYQNPKNFGVLPQATKTAGGMNPSCGDQVEVMVRLEGDTIADIRFQGQGCAISTASASLMTELVKGKKVAEALELSRKFQAMVVEGAPPDPALGDLLALQGVAKLPARVKCATLAWHALEEALR from the coding sequence ATGAGCGTCCTTGACGAGCTTTACCGGGAGATCATCCTCAAGCACTACCAGAACCCCAAAAACTTCGGGGTCCTGCCCCAGGCCACCAAGACCGCCGGGGGCATGAACCCTTCCTGCGGGGACCAGGTGGAGGTGATGGTGCGGCTGGAAGGGGATACCATCGCCGACATCCGCTTCCAGGGCCAAGGGTGCGCCATCAGCACCGCAAGCGCCTCCCTCATGACCGAGCTGGTGAAGGGGAAGAAGGTGGCGGAGGCCCTGGAGCTTTCCAGGAAGTTCCAGGCCATGGTGGTGGAAGGGGCCCCTCCCGATCCCGCCCTAGGGGATCTCCTGGCCCTCCAGGGGGTGGCCAAGCTCCCCGCCCGGGTGAAGTGCGCCACCCTGGCCTGGCACGCCCTCGAGGAGGCCTTGCGGTGA
- a CDS encoding NAD(P)H-dependent glycerol-3-phosphate dehydrogenase, with product MKVAILGAGAWGTALAVLLASKGIPTALWARRKEQAEALRANRENKDYLPGVALPAYLYPTADPQEALEGAELAVVALPSKALEETLRPLPKAPWYLSATKGLFFKEGELYTPSEVVEALTGRPVAVLSGPNHAEEVARFLPTASVAAGPLELAKRVQELFSGPTFRVYTSQDRRGVELGGALKNILALAAGMVDGLRLGDNAKAALLTRGLREMVRFGAAQGGEEATFYGLSGLGDLLATAYSLHSRNRGAGERLVRGEAWERLEDRGVVEGLYAVKALMAWRERTGLELPIAEAVYGVVYGGLDPLKALSALMAREPKGE from the coding sequence ATGAAGGTGGCCATCCTGGGAGCTGGGGCCTGGGGCACCGCCTTGGCGGTCCTTCTGGCCAGCAAGGGGATTCCCACCGCCCTCTGGGCCAGGAGGAAGGAGCAGGCGGAGGCCCTTAGGGCCAACCGGGAAAACAAGGACTACCTGCCAGGGGTGGCCCTCCCCGCTTACCTTTACCCCACCGCGGACCCCCAGGAGGCCTTGGAGGGGGCGGAGCTGGCCGTGGTGGCCCTGCCCTCCAAGGCCCTGGAGGAAACCTTAAGGCCCCTGCCCAAGGCCCCTTGGTATCTTTCCGCCACCAAGGGGCTTTTCTTCAAGGAGGGGGAGCTCTACACCCCCAGCGAGGTGGTGGAAGCCTTAACCGGTAGGCCCGTGGCCGTCCTTTCCGGCCCCAACCACGCGGAGGAGGTGGCCCGCTTTCTCCCCACCGCCAGCGTGGCGGCGGGGCCTTTGGAGCTAGCCAAGAGGGTGCAGGAGCTTTTCTCCGGGCCCACCTTCCGGGTCTACACCAGCCAAGACCGGCGGGGGGTGGAGCTGGGTGGGGCCTTGAAAAACATCCTGGCCTTGGCGGCGGGGATGGTGGACGGGCTCCGCCTGGGGGATAACGCCAAGGCGGCCCTCCTCACCCGCGGCCTTAGGGAGATGGTGCGCTTCGGTGCTGCCCAGGGGGGAGAGGAGGCCACCTTTTACGGGCTTTCCGGCCTGGGGGACCTCCTGGCCACCGCGTATAGCCTCCACTCCCGAAACCGAGGGGCGGGGGAGAGGCTGGTGCGGGGGGAGGCCTGGGAGCGCCTCGAGGACCGGGGGGTGGTGGAGGGGCTCTATGCGGTCAAGGCCCTCATGGCCTGGCGGGAGCGGACCGGGCTTGAGCTTCCCATCGCCGAGGCGGTCTATGGGGTGGTCTATGGGGGGCTGGATCCCCTAAAGGCCCTTTCCGCCCTCATGGCCCGGGAGCCCAAGGGGGAGTAG
- a CDS encoding multicopper oxidase family protein, with product MNTDRRTLLKLTAGLLLSPRARGQASFPEPPVLKSRDGLLQVRLRVAPTPLSLVGREARLWTYGGSFPGPTLRVRPGDAVRLELENLLPESTNLHWHGLPISPKVDDPFLEIPPKETWSYAFTVPQDLAGTFWYHPHLHGRVAPQLFAGLAGAMVVESPLDGIPELREAEEHLLVLKDLELAGGRPAPHSPMDWINGKEGNLLLVNGASRPTLRAGRATLRLRLLNASNARYYRLRLEGHPLYLIASDGGFLEEPYEIPELLLAPGERAEVLVRFQKEGVFRLLALPYDRGIHIMGGMGHMGHGGMSTGASPGSPQTLLTLVAPPRPKPLPLPKALATLPPLNPNQARVTRRIAFTEDMMAGKFFINGQTFDHLRVDFQGRAGDLEVWEVENQGDMDHPFHLHTHPFQVLSANGKPLPYRALKDVVNLKAKEVARLLVPLKNLPGKTVFHCHIVEHEDRGMMAVLEVGPSS from the coding sequence ATGAACACGGATCGCCGAACCCTTTTAAAGCTTACCGCAGGCCTCCTCCTCTCCCCCCGGGCCAGAGGGCAAGCCTCCTTTCCCGAACCCCCAGTGCTCAAAAGCCGGGATGGCCTCTTGCAGGTGCGGCTGAGGGTTGCCCCCACCCCCCTTTCCCTGGTGGGCCGGGAAGCGCGGCTTTGGACCTACGGGGGCAGCTTCCCAGGGCCTACCCTCAGGGTGCGCCCGGGGGATGCCGTGCGCCTCGAGCTGGAAAACCTTCTCCCCGAGTCCACGAACCTGCACTGGCACGGGCTTCCCATCTCCCCTAAGGTGGACGACCCCTTTTTGGAAATCCCGCCGAAGGAAACCTGGAGCTACGCCTTCACCGTCCCACAGGACCTGGCGGGAACCTTCTGGTACCATCCCCACCTGCACGGGCGGGTGGCCCCCCAGCTCTTCGCCGGACTGGCGGGGGCCATGGTGGTGGAAAGCCCCTTGGACGGGATTCCTGAGCTCCGGGAAGCCGAGGAGCACCTTCTCGTTTTAAAGGACCTGGAGCTTGCGGGAGGCCGCCCTGCCCCCCACTCCCCCATGGACTGGATCAACGGCAAGGAGGGCAACCTCCTCTTGGTCAACGGGGCCTCCCGCCCCACCTTGCGGGCCGGCAGGGCCACCTTGCGCCTCCGCTTGCTGAACGCCAGCAATGCCCGTTACTACCGGCTCCGGTTGGAGGGGCATCCCCTTTACCTCATCGCCAGCGACGGGGGATTCCTGGAGGAACCCTATGAGATCCCCGAACTCCTCCTGGCCCCCGGGGAACGGGCTGAGGTCCTGGTACGCTTTCAGAAGGAAGGGGTATTCCGCCTCCTCGCCCTACCCTACGACCGAGGGATCCACATTATGGGCGGGATGGGGCACATGGGCCACGGAGGGATGTCCACGGGGGCAAGCCCTGGCAGCCCGCAAACCCTCCTCACCCTGGTGGCCCCACCCCGCCCCAAACCCCTCCCCCTGCCCAAGGCCTTGGCCACACTACCCCCCCTCAACCCCAACCAGGCCAGGGTGACCCGGCGCATCGCCTTCACCGAGGACATGATGGCCGGGAAATTCTTCATCAACGGCCAAACCTTCGATCACCTCCGGGTGGACTTCCAGGGACGGGCGGGGGACCTCGAGGTGTGGGAGGTGGAAAACCAAGGGGACATGGACCACCCCTTCCACCTGCACACCCACCCCTTCCAGGTTCTCTCGGCGAACGGCAAGCCTCTTCCTTACCGCGCCCTCAAGGACGTGGTCAATCTGAAGGCCAAAGAGGTGGCGCGCCTTCTCGTTCCCCTTAAGAACCTTCCCGGGAAGACCGTTTTCCACTGCCACATCGTGGAGCACGAGGACCGGGGCATGATGGCGGTGCTGGAGGTGGGGCCCTCGTCGTGA